A genomic stretch from Asterias rubens chromosome 7, eAstRub1.3, whole genome shotgun sequence includes:
- the LOC117292633 gene encoding arylsulfatase G-like, whose translation MMFLLIFIICFHIPSSCKAMSSGSQNSNDQRPNFIIMFADDLAWGDLGANWGQGGLPSDTPFMDQLAAKGTRFTDFHAAASVCTPSRASLLTGRLGKRTGVVANFGSASVAGLPLNETTFAETFQNAGYRTSMIGKWHLGMHGPYSPVHRGFDSYLGVPYSNDGGCMDNPGYNLPMCTPCPKDENNPMMYTNTSTDGSCAEGLGLPLIENTTILEQPLNMETLAGHYKSHAEKFIKQSVQEGKPFLLYAAFSHVHVPLLYNPKFANSSARGPFGDTVRELDDTVAGIMDAVRQAGVESNTLVWFTSDNGPWESKCSYAGSSGPFLGLWQKEKDGGGSTGKLTIWEAGHREPTFAYWPGHVPTGRVSDSLLSALDIYPTIASIAGIPLPKYRSYDGMDIKDVLYGGSIYERTLFHPNSMASGKLGEIGAVRHGNYKAVYQTGSVRPSCDGKTSSPKYRNPPLIFNLHNDPAESTPLVQTTAEYKGALNVIELSLNALNNDITRDNTTLANYKSDPQCQPCCNPKHVVCRCND comes from the exons ATGATGTTTCTCCTAATCTTCATTATATGTTTCCACATCCCTTCATCATGCAAAGCGATGAGCAGTGGTAGTCAAAACAGCAATGACCAAAGACCTAATTTCATCATCATGTTTGCTGATGATTTGGCATGGGGTGATCTAGGGGCTAATTGGGGTCAAGGTGGACTTCCTAGTGACACGCCATTTATGGATCAGCTAGCAGCCAAGGGTACAAG ATTTACAGATTTCCATGCTGCTGCATCGGTGTGTACACCCTCCCGTGCCTCCCTGCTGACAGGGCGACTTGGCAAGAGGACTGGGGTCGTGGCTAACTTTGGTTCAGCTTCGGTTGCTGGACTGCCCTTGAATGAAACCACTTTTGCAGAGACATTCCAAAATGCTGGATATCGCACCAGCATGATCGGCAAGTGGCACCTTGGGATGCATGGGCCGTACAGTCCTGTTCACAGGG GGTTTGATTCTTATTTGGGAGTTCCTTACAGTAACGACGGGGGATGTATGGACAACCCTGGGTACAATCTACCAATGTGCACACCATGCCCGAAGGATGAGAATAATCCCATGATGTATACAAATACATCCACTGATG GTTCTTGTGCGGAAGGATTAGGTTTGCCTTTGATTGAGAACACAACAATTCTTGAGCAACCATTAAACATGGAGACTCTAGCTGGGCACTACAAGAGTCATGCGGAGAAGTTTATTAAACAAAG tGTACAGGAGGGCAAACCATTTCTACTCTACGCAGCTTTTTCCCACGTTCATGTCCCGCTTCTTTACAATCCAAAATTTGCCAACTCTTCCGCCCGGGGACCGTTCGGGGACACAGTGCGAGAGCTTGACGATACAGTCGCAGGAATAATGGATGCTGTGAGACAGGCAGGAGTGGAGAGTAACACGCTGGTTTGGTTCACAA GTGACAATGGTCCCTGGGAGTCTAAGTGTTCCTATGCTGGAAGCAGCGGACCATTCCTTGGTCTCTGGCAAAAAGAGAAAG ATGGTGGAGGTAGCACAGGAAAGCTGACGATATGGGAAGCGGGTCACCGAGAGCCGACCTTTGCCTACTGGCCCGGTCACGTACCCACTGGTCGTGTCTCCGATTCCTTACTCAGTGCCTTGGATATCTATCCCACCATTGCATCTATAGCTGGTATCCCGCTACCTAAGTATCGTAGCTATGATGGAATGGACATCAAGGATGTACTGTATGGAGGATCCATATATGAGCGA acacTTTTCCATCCAAACAGCATGGCATCAGGAAAGCTGGGAGAGATTGGTGCCGTAAGGCATGGAAACTACAAAGCTGTGTACCAAACAG GGAGTGTTCGACCATCCTGTGACGGGAAAACCAGCTCACCAAAGTATCGCAATCCTCCCCTAATCTTCAACCTCCACAATGATCCAGCCGAGTCCACGCCCCTCGTCCAAACCACTGCCGAATACAAGGGCGCCCTCAACGTCATTGAGTTGAGCCTCAATGCATTGAACAATGACATTACGAGAGACAATACCACACTGGCAAATTACAAGTCAGATCCACAGTGTCAACCATGTTGTAATCCAAAACATGTGGTGTGTCGTTGCAATGACTAA